The window TGGCGTCATGCCCGACGTGCCCCGGTGACGTTCGTGGGGCTGAGTGCCACGCTGCGCCACGCCGATCAGTTCATGGCGCAGTTGACCGGCCTGGAATCCGACAAGGTCACCTTGATCGAACCGCACCCGACCGACTTGGAGAGCGAGGGCCGCGAGTACGCGCTGGCGCTGCGGGGCGATCCTGTCTCGGGTGTGAGCTTGTTGTCGGTGGCGATCCAGACCGCCATGCTGCAGGGCCGACTGCTTGATTCCCCCACCACCCCATTGCGGCAGTCCCTTCATGGCAGCCGCGGCTTTTTGTTCACCGACGACCTGGACGTCACCAACCGGCTCTACGACGACTTGCGGGACGCCGAAGGCGGCCAGAACGGCCGACAAGGACGACGCAAGCGCGACAAGCCGGTACTCGCGGCACTGCGCAGTCCGGATCTGCCCGCCCAGGACGAACGGTATGCGGCCGGCCAATCGTGGAATCTCCCCGAACAGATCGGGCACCACCTCAGCGCGGATCTGTCCCAGCGGCCTTTGCTGATCGGGCGGACCTCGTCGCAGGACGCCGGCGTGGACGCAGAGGCCCACCTGGTGGTGGCGACCGCGTCACTGGAGGTGGGCTTCAACGATCCTCGTGTCGGAATGGTGCTGCAGCACAAAGCTCCCCATGACGCTGCGTCCTTCCTCCAACGGCGTGGCCGTGCCGGACGTGAACGCGGCACGCGACCATTGACGGTTGTCACGCTGTCCGACTTCGGCCGGGACCGATTGGCCTATCAAGGCTATGACGCCCTCTTCTCCCCCGAGGTGGCCGCACGGACTTTGCCGTTGACAAATCGGCACATCATCAAGATTCAAGGCGCGCAGGCACTGGTGGACTGGCTGGGTATCCGGCTACGTCAGCAGGGCCTCGCGGTGGATGCACGCTCCATTTTGACCGGCACCGCCGATCCGGCGCCGAGCGAGAAGCACGCACGAGCGCGGCACTACATAGTTAGTGTTGTTGCTTCTTTGTCGGACGGCGACGATGCGTTGCTGGCCGAACTTACGATGCATCTGCAGCGAGCCTTGGCGCTGGATGACGACGGTGTGCTGGCACTGCTGTGGGAGCAGCCACGGTCGCTGATGCTGGCGGTCGCTCCGACGATTGTGCGGCGCCTTCTGGTGGGCGGCAATGGTGCGCACAACGATGCCGGAGCGGCCCCTGCGGCGTTCTTGCCGGAGTTCATCACCCGCTCGCTGTTTGATCCGCTGAACCTTCCGGAGGTGGAATTCGACCTCCCCTTCCCCACCGACAACGAAGAACGACTGCCGGTGGGGCGGGCGCTGGCGGAAGCAGTTCCCGGTCGGGTTAGCCGCCGCTTCGGCTACCAAAGCGACCGTCATCGCACCTGGCTGGAGGTGCCGGCGGGCGCCGAGGAGGTCACCCTCGATCTGGAGGGGATCGTCAAGTTCGGTTTTCCGCAGGGCCAGTGGAACAGCGGCCGAGTAGACCTCGGGGCGCTGGTGGTCATGCGCCCGCACACGATGAGCCTGGCCGCACCGCCCGACGATGTGGCCAGCTACTCGCAGGGCCGTCCGCTGTGGGCAAGTGAATTCGTGCACAACTGGTCGAGCGGGCCGACCGAGGCCACCGTGCCTGATCTGGCATCCTGGCAGGGCCGCATCGCGCAGGTAGGCTTCGCCACGCACGCGGCGGGCAACCCCATCGAAGTGCGCCGCATGACCTACGGTGCCGAGTGCGACATCGCACGAGGCACGCCGGCCCAGCGTGAGCGAGTGTCGGTCCGCTACGCGCTGGACGGTGAGGCTGCCGCTATGGGGTTTGCGTCATCCGTTGATGCGCTCCAGGTCCGGGTTGCCGCTCTGGATGTCACGGCGCCGCGCGTCGTGGAGCATCTGTGCTCCCCGAAGTGGCGTACTAAAGCGTTCACCCGGATCGTCGCTGAGGATCCGCGGATCAGTGCACACGCCAATGTGTTTCAGCGGGGCTGGTTGGCGCTGGTCTACCTGGCCGCATTCGCTCTTCGGGGACTGCACAAGGAAACGCCGCAGACGATCCATGCCGCTTTGGCAGGCGGAGCGTGGCGCGATCAGGTCCCGCAGATCATTCGGATGTTGTACCGGCAGGACCCAACTGGCAGTGGCGCCCAAGCAGCAGGGAGCGCTACCGACCGGGTGACAGCGGATCTGGAAAGCCTCAGCCAGCAGCCGGATGTGGCGCAGGCCATGGATGAGGCGGGTGCGCTGCTGTTCTCCGCCGAAATCGCCTCCGTCACCGCTGATCTGGCCCGCCGCGCCTACCGCGACACGTTGGCTGCGGCGATCCTGGAGGCGGTGCTGCGTACCTGCCCTGATTCCCAGGACGGCGACGTGACCATCGACGTGGTGGCCGGCAGCAACGACGTCGACACGATCTGGATCAGTGAAACGTCCGAGGGTGGGCTGGGGATCGTTGAGTCGCTGGCCTACCGTTACGGCGAAGACCCGGCCCGGTTTTGGGCGCTGGTGGCAGCAGCGCTGCGGCCCAACGCCTATGAGTACACCGACCGGCGGCTAACGGATCTGCTGCGGCATGTCGTGGCTGAGGAGCCGGGCGGGGATTTGGCACAGGCGATGACACAGGCACGCGCTGCTCAGTCCGCTGGCCAAGCAGGGAAGGCACTGGAGCAGGTCCGCAGGGCATGGGCGGTGTTGGATGGCACCCCCCGGCATGCTGATGTGGCGGCACTGGCGACGCGCCTGCTGCGCCCAGGCTCGGACCGGATGACAGATGCCGCGGCCTGGGCGCTGATCCAAGCCTGGGATGGTCTGGAGGAAGCGCTCGGTATCGAGGTCGATGCCCGAGTGGTGGCGTATACGGCGGGAGCCGGTGAATTGCCCCTGCCGCGGCCTTTGACGTCGGACCAGGCGTTCAGCATGCTGTGGCCGCGCGGTGATCAAGCCCGCAACCACCACTTGGAGTCGTACCAGCCCTACCGGGACGGTGAACAGCCAGCTGTGCTGGACAGGTTGCTGGTAGCTGCAGTGCACGCGCAGGAAGTCCCGCGGATCAAGGTCACCTCCCAGGACTGGGTGGCGCAGTACCAGAAGATGCTCGCGCAGGCCAGGGAAGTGGAGTTGGCGCTGCCGCTCAATCAGCCGGAGGTGCTGCGGGCGGTGATGCTGCAGGTTCCGCTCGTTGAGGTGGACCGCGGTGTGATGCGCCTGTACGGCGAAGTTACTCAAGTAAGCCGCGATCACCAGTATGTCCTGGTGCGGGCTGTCATCAAGGAGTCGGAGCAGTGAGCATGCCGGGACGGACACTTCGTACCAATGCACGCAGTGCATTGCGTGCGGACTCGCTGATCCGTACCGCACTGCTGGCGCAACTGGCTGTCGGCACCGGTGAGGTATGGCTGGTGTCGGCGTGGATCAGCGACGTGGAGTTGGTGGACAACTCCGACGGCGCCTTCGACTATCTCCTTGGCGAGGACCCGCCCGAGCGGTGTCGGCTGTCGGATCTGCTGTTGCTGCTGGCGCGAACTGGCAGCAGCGTACGGGTGGTGACTCGGCCGGCCGCGGCCAACGAAGCGTTCGTGCACCGCTTGCGGTCCGGGGCGGATAACGTCTGCGACCTGCGTGTGATCGAAGACGACATTGTGCACGAAAAGTGCCTGGTGGGTCCGGGATGGATATTTCAGGGCTCAATGAACTTCACCCGCAACGGCCTGGCCCGCAACAAGGAGCAGATCACCTACGCCGTGGACGAGCGCAGCGCCGCTCAGGCTCTGGTGGAGTTTCAGCACGAATGGGGGCAGGCCGGATGAGCCTCGAGGATAGCCAGAGGGACCACGCCGCACTGCTTGCGGCGTTCGTCAACCTGTTTCTCGACCCGCTGCACAATGACGCGGGAAAGCATCCTGAATGGTGCGCTTCCTTCCGCGAGGGTGCCCTCCGGGGCCGGCGAGTTCCTTTGGTGTTGCCGCGCCTGTGGGAGGCGACGGGTGAGTCCGCCTACTACGTCATAGCCCGGCGGCCGCACGAGGCGGGCGTAGTGCGCGATCTGCTGCTCGCGTTCGCCGGCCCGTCGTTGGTGAAGGTCGGCTATGACATACCGGTCAAGCTGGATGACGGTGATGTGCTCGAGGCGGCCATTGCCGCCCGCTATGGGCCCTCTAGTACCTTCAAGCTGCGTGCTCCGGTCGATAAACGCAAGGCGTTGCATGGGGCGCTGATACGGATGCTGGCCTTGGTGGAGAACAGTCCGCAGCGGGCATGGTCAGCGCCCAAGCCGTTGGGGCGGCTTCTGACGGACTTCGAGTCCGCGCTGGTGGGCGGTGCTCCTCAGGTGGCGGCGGAACTGCTGGACCAGATTGCCCGCCAGGGCGGTCTGTCGGTGACCAATCTCAAGCACCTGCAGATCAAGCGGCTGGCGGTGATGGGGCAGGCGTCAGAACTCCTCGCTGTGCCGGGGTTGCGTGAGGTGCTACTGCAGGATCCTCCACGCGCGGTCAAGGAGATAGTGCTCAGCGCGCTGCATGCCACCTGCATCGAGCCGGCGCTGACCGGGCAAGGTGTGGAGAAAGCCTGCGCGGCGCTGGCGCAGTCACCAGTGCCGATCGCACTACTGGCCGATGCGGAGCCAGTGCACTTCGGTGATTCCGCCGCAGTCACTTTGCTCCTAGGCCTGCTGGCGCAAGGTCAGGAAGTCGAGTTGGCCGGCGCTATTGCGGCCTTGGATGCGGTGCAACGCTCCTCGGCGGTGCCGCCAGGTTTGGACCGCTATCGTGCCCTGGCTCCACAGGCGGCATGCATCGAAGCCGAGCCTACCGCTGACGTCAGCGTGTCAGCCGATGAAGCGCCGTCGGATTCTGACGCTGACGATCTGGCATGGCAGCCCGCCTCGTGGGAAGAGTTGCTCGCTGCCGCGGCCGAGGGAGATAAGGCCGCTTTGCGTATCTGCCGGGACATGGAGTCCGACGGCAGCAGCGAGTTGCCCCTGGCAGCGGATAGTGCCGCGGACGCCGCACTGGCCGCTTTGCTGTCCGGGCTAAGCGATGCAAGCTATGAGAACGTGTGGCGGTATGCACTGTCACCGTTCTTGCAGGAGGTCTCCCGAAGCGGACTGTCCCTGCCGCTGACACTGGCGCAGATCACCGCCAGCAGTATCGGGCAACGACGCGATCCAGCGAATCTGGCCGTGCTGGATCTGCTGCTGGAGCTGTTCTTGCGAACCTCCCCCGCGGCGGAGGACTACGACGAGTTCCTCGAACATCTGACCATGCGGGTGCAGGAGTGGGTGGCCTCGGAGACCGCCAGCCAAGCCTTGGACTTCGTCGACCGGTTGGCAGCATTCGCCACCCCCGATCAGCAGGTGCGGGCCCAGGCCGCACTGCAGTTGCTCAGCCCGCTGAATCGACACGCCCAGCGCCTCGATGAGGCCTGCCTAGCCTCAGCACGTTCCCTGTCCAGCGAATTGGAGTTGGACCTTGACTGGCCGGCCTGGCATCAGCCAGGCGGCAGCGAGGACAGCATCACCATCCTGCCGGCGCAGGTTTTGATCTACGGCATGGACGCCGGGGTGCTGGATCGAGTCCACGCCTGGATGGCAGAGCACCATCCGCAGGTGAAGGTTTCGTTGTCCGCGGACAAGGTCGGCTCCAGTCGGCTACGGGAAGTGGCACGGCACGCCGACTTCAGCGTGCTGATCACCCAGTGCGCCACCCACGCCGCCACCAACTTCATCAGCCAGCACGCCCAAGCGGTGGTGTACCCGAAGGGCGCGGGGTCGGTATCGGTGGTGCGTGCCATCGTCGATGAACTGCAGCGTCACTCTCGTTCCGTGCAGTTGGCGGCTGCAGGCGGACGCCGGCGCACCAAGTAAGCCCCTGCCAGATCGCGTTGTTCACCGTGTCCCATCGCGCTCAATGGGACACGGTGAACCGGGTCAGCCTCGTACGGCGCGCACCAGCAGGTCGGTAAGCAGGCGGATGTCGTTGGGGGTGTTTTGCAGGCCGTTCCAGCGGCGCTGTTCGCCGTCGGGGAAGCGCCACATGCCGGAGGTCCAGGCGGTGACCGGCATCAGGCCCATGATGGCGTTGCGGACGTGGTCGCAGTCGACGTCTTCGGCCGGCATGTCGTCGGTGAGGCTGTCCATGACGAAGCCCATAGCCTGGATGCCGGCGCCGTGGGTGAGGCGGGACTGGCGGGGCGGGAGTTTCCAGGCGTCGCTGAAGGTTTCTTGCACGATGGTCCAGAAGGAGCGCAGGTGCAGGAGCATGCGGTCGACGTCGCCGGAGCCGTCTTCGGGGTTGCGGTACTGGTAGAGGGCGCCTTCGAAGAGGCTGTGCTCCAGCATGCGCAGAAGGGCGGTGTCTTTGATGTTGCCGTGCGGTGAGGTCGGGCTGGCGACGCGGCCGTAGAAGGGGCCCTGGCCGTCGGTGTTGAGGCGGGTCATCAACTGGGCGGGCAGGCGCTTGCGGGCGTAGGAGGGGGGCAGGTGTCCGCTGGTTTCGGGCAGCAGTTCGTGGATGAGGCCCTTGGGCAGCGGCTTGGTGTTGTTGACCAGGATGAACTGGGAGCGCTGGTCTTCTTGGGTATCGGCGATGAAGCCGACTGCTGCGACGGGGAATTCGGCCAGGTCGGCGTCGCGGATGGCGGCGCTGCGCTGCTGGCCGTCGACGATCAGGGCCGGTTTGTCCTCGTCGGGGAGGGACTCATCGACGGGGATGACCAACTCGCCGGGGATGGAGTAGTCGATGCCGTTACTGCGGCGTGCTGTGGTGTCGAAGCGGACGGAGTCGTCGAAGGCCAGCACCAGGGCGTTGGGGAGCATGGCGTTGTCGGACTCGAGGTAGCGTTGGATGCCGCGGATGTGTTTGAGGACCTCGGGCCTCTGGTAGCCCTGGAGGGTGCTGCTGTCGTCCCGGCGTACGCGGGAGACGGCGGCGAAGCTGTGGAGTTTCTTCCCGTCGATGGCGAAGCAGTAAATCCTTCGGTTGCCCTGGCGCACTTCGAGCGCCGGAAGCCTTAGTTCGTATCGGTCGGCCATCGCATCTCCTGGAATGAATTAAAAAAGCGAAAAGGTTTAAGCTTTACGTGAAGCTGAGGGAGCGCATTTTCGCCTCGAGCACGGTGAGATTATGGAAACCGCGACGTTTGTTGCGTTCCGATCCTCGGAATATCGCGATCTCGATTCCGTGCTTTTTGCACAGGGCGCAGGGGCAGGTGCGCCAGGGCGCATCACTCAGGGTGCGCTCATAGTGTCCGAGATAGCTTTTCTTTTTCGGTCCGAGGACGAGGGATTCGTAGGTTTCCAGAGCGCTGAGCACTTCCTCGCGGGGTGTCTCTTCGCGGTCGAATTCTCGTAGGGCGCGTAGGCATGCGCGCTCGGCGGTGATGGCCTGGGACTGGGAGATGCTGCCGGACAGGATGAGCCGTTTGAGGGCAGGGTTGCCGTCGACTTGGGGGACTCTGATGGCGGTGTAGGAGTCGGTGGCGGTGTGGTAGTTGTTGCGGTCGTCCATGAAGGCCTGGCGGAAGGCCGAGGTGCTGTCGAAGCTGGTCACGCCGTGGCTGGCGAACTGTTCCATGCTGTCGACCCGGTTGATGCCGAGCAGGTGCAGTTCGATGTCGGGGTGTCGGACGTCGTCGATGGCGCGTAGGCAGGCGAGGATTTCGTGTGACTTGAGCGGCACCATGCCGCCTAGGGCGATCCGTCGGTAGCCCATCTTCTGCAGTTGCTGGACGCTGTGCGCGTAGCTGTGCGGACCCCATCCCTGTGCTGCGCCGACGGGTTGAAATCGTGCGCCTGTTGTTTTGGTGGCGTTGATGAAGTCTTCGGCTAGTTCCAGGGAGATCTGCTGGCGGTTGATCCAGGCGGCTTCGGGTTCATCGTCGGATTCTTCCGGGATGTAGCCGAAGATGATGTGGTCGATGCTGATGCCCGCGTCGAACCCGCATCTGCCGTAGAAGTCGAGGACTTCGTCGACTTCGTAGGGTGGGCGTTCTTCGTCGATGTAGTTGAAGGCGCCGCAGTCGCCGATGGTGGAGCATGTGTCAGGGAGGCGGAAGAAGTTCCTCACGCCTAGGCGGTAGAAACGCTCGCGCTGCGGGGCGGAGTATTTTCCTGCACCCTTCATGGATCCGTCGACAACCGCCTTGCTGACGAGGATCCCGTCGTAGGGGATCGGCGTCACGGCCTGGTGGGCGTAGACGTCATCGCGCTGACGGACTCGGTAGGGCGAGTACTCGTCGTTGATGAAGTCGTAGGTGGGGCTCACCAGGTCTTGGCTGTCAGGGAAATAGAATTTCACGCCGCTTTGGCCTTTTCCTGCACATAGATTCGGAGGAGGTAGTTCGACAGAGTGCTGATGTGGCGGGGGTTGTTCTGTAGTTCGTTCCAGGGAGTGTTCAGGTCGGGCCAGCGGCCTTGGGTCCAGCGGCAGTGGGGTGCGATCAGCGCGATTTCGGCTTGGGCCTGTTTCACGGCGTGGGGGGAGGCGGGGTCGATGGCCATCATCACGCGGTCCATCAGGCGTCCCATGGAGCGGATGCCCACGCCGTGCATCAGCCGACTCTGGGTGGCGGGCAGGCCCCAGGCGTCGGGGAAGGTGTCGCGGACGGCGGTCCAGTAGATGACGAGGATCTGGCGGATGGTGGCCGTGTCGACGGTGCCGTTGGAGAGGTTTTTGTAGGGGAAGAACACGCCCGAGGTTGAATTGAGGGATTCCTGGATCGCTGTGGTGAGGCTGTTGTCGGTGACGACAGCGTCCGCTTTCTGCTCCGCGGTGGTGGAGGGGCGGCGTACCAGTCCGCGAAATGGCGAGTCCTTGTCCTGGTTGAGGGCTTCCACCAGGACCGAGGGGAGTTTGCGGGCGGACAGTTTGGTCGGCAGCAGGGTGCCGACCTCGGGGAGTAGTTCGGTGACCAGGTTCGTCGGCAGTGGGGAGACGGTGTTGACGCGCAGGAACTGGTCGCGCTGGGTTTCCAGGTCTTCGGCGACGAAGCCGGCAATGGTCACGGCCAGGCGGGTGTTGCTGGTGCGGGCCAGGGCGAGGCTGCGCTGCTGGCCGTCGACGATCCAGGCCGGCCGGGGGGCGTCGGGGGAATCGGGCAGCGGGATCTCCAGCGTGCCCGAGGTGCACAGGCCGTCGCTGCTGCCCGGGCCGGGGCTGGATTTGAACCGCACGCTGGAGGGCAGGGCGAGGATGAGTCCGTTGGGGAAGAGGACCTCGTCGCCGTTGAGGTATTCCAGGATCTGTTTGACGTGCTGCTTCTTCTCTGGGCGCTGGTAGCCGATCAATTTGCCCGCTTCGTCCCGAGAGATCCGTGCGACATCGGCGACTTGGTGCACCTCTTCCGCCGCCAGGGTGAAGACATACAGCGGGATCGTGGGGTGCTGCTCGATCCGCAGGGCGCGGCGCTTGAGCACAATGGAGGTCATCGCTGGCCGCCAATCGTTGAAGAATAGAGGGCGCCGAAGCGCTTTTGCTCGCAGGCCATCCCCTCATCTCGCAGCAGGCGCAAGAGGCGGGTGCGGGAGGAATCGGGGTAGAGGTCCTTCATCTTGCGGATGAAGTCGATCACCTGCTCGTCCGACATCGGTTGGCGGGCGTAGCGCTCGGGGCGGGCTGTCTGCGAGGCCCAGGACGTCCAACGCGCTTGTGCGGCAGGGCTGATGAGGTGTCCCGGTGCGCAGTGTTCGAGCCAGGAGGCGGCCATGCGGACGTTCAGGCTGGTGAGAGTGCCGCCAAGGGTGTGGCGGAGGGCGGCGTTGGCGGGTACGCGCACGATGCCGTCCAGGTCGCAGGCGCCTCCTATCAGCACGACCTCGCATCCTGTGGCCGCCAGCGCGGTCAGGTCGCGGTGCATGGCCTGGGCGTAGGTCTCGGAGAGCACCACCAGGACGCGTCCGGCGGCGGCCGCGAGGCGGGGTAGATCGCTGGTACCGTCCATGCGCTGCAGATGATCCCACCAGTGGGATGCCTGGGTACCGGAGGAAGCCACGGAATCTGCATGTCGCGGCACGAAAGTGGCCGCATAGAAGGGTGCGGCGCTGGAGACTGGGCGTAGCCCCAGTCCGGCCGAGGCGACATAGAGACGGGGTGCGAATCCTGCTCGGGAGGCAGCGGCTTGGAGGTCCTGGGCGCGGCGCCACTGGTCGCCCTGGTAGAGGCTTTCCAGCGCCACTTGCCGTCCCTGGGTGTCGCGTAGGCGGCGTGCCCATTCGGCAGCTCGCTCGGGCACGTCTCCGGTGGGCAGTTCGCGCGCTCGCAGGTCCGCCGTGGGGGGTGAGGTCTTCCGGTGCGTGCACGTGACCACGATGGGCAACTCGTTCACTGCGGATCGACCTCTGGCTTCCGTAACTCGTCTGTTGTTGTGGTTACTGTAGCCGGTAGTTACGGGGGTAGGCTTCGCTTGTCTCAACAGAGGTAACTGAACACCAGACAAGGGAGTGACAGCATGGACCGTCCCGCGATCGTGTTGCTGAGCGGCGGCCTGGACTCAACCACGGTGCTGGCCATCGCCAAGGACCAGGGGTTCACTCCCTATGCGCTCAGCTTCCGCTACGGTCAGCGCCACTCCATCGAGTTGGAGGCGGCGCAGCGGGTCGCCGAGGCGCAGGGGGTGGCCCGGCACGTCATCGCCGACATCGATCTGCGGGTCTTCGGTGGCTCCGCGCTGACGTCCGACATCGAGGTGCCCAAGCACGAGTCTCTTGAGGACACGGCAGCCACCGGGGTACCGATCACGTACGTGCCGGCCCGCAACACGATCTTCTTGTCGTTCGCGCTGGCCTTTGCCGAGACCGTCGGTGCCAGCGACATCTTCACCGGGGTCACGGCCGTGGACTACAGCGGCTATCCGGACTGCCGCCCGGAGTACATGGAGGCGTTTGCCACCATGGCCAATCTGGCCACGCGGGCGGGGGTTGAAGGCACCTCCAAGATCACGCTGCGCTCCCCCTTGATCGCGCTGTCCAAGGCTGACATCGTCCGCGAGGGCCTGCGCCTGGGTGTGGACTACTCCCTCACCTCCTCCTGCTACGACCCCGACGAAAAGGGGCGGGCCTGCGGCAAGTGCGAAACCTGCCTGCTGCGCCTGAAAGGCTTCGCGGAGGCCGGCGTGAAGGACCCGGTCCAGTACCAGAGCGTCTGAGCATGACCTATCTGATCAAGGAGATCTTCTACACGCTCCAGGGGGAAGGCAGTCACGCCGGGCGCCCGGCCGTCTTCTGCCGCTTCTCTCGCTGCAACCTGTGGACAGGGCGGGAGCGTGACCGCGCCCGCGCCATCTGCCAGTTCTGCGACACCGACTTTGTCGGCACCGATGGTGAAGGCGGTGGCCGCTTTCACACCGCCGACGACCTGGCCGATGCGGTAGAAGCCGCCTGGCCCACCACCGATCGCGCCCACCGGTTCGTGGTGTGCACCGGAGGAGAGCCCCTGCTGCAGTTGGACGAGAAGGCCATCGACGCCCTCCACGACCGCGGCTTTGAAGTTGCGGTGGAAACCAACGGCACTCGCCCGGCGCCTCGGGGTATCGACTGGCTGTGCGTGAGCCCGAAGATCGGCTCCACTGTGGTCCTCACCCACGGCGACGAACTCAAACTGGTCTATCCGCAGGCGGGCGGCGACCCCGCCCAGTTCGAGGGCCTCGACTTCCGCCACTTCAGACTGCAACCGCTGGATGACCCCCACCGCGATGCCCACACCCGTGCCGCCGTCGAGTACTGCATGAAGAACCCGCGCTGGACACTTTCTCTCCAGACGCACAAGTATCTGGGAATTCAGTAATGGAAATCTTTCGCGAGTTCACCTTCGAGGCAGCCCACCGCCTGCCGCGCGTGCCCGAGGGCCACAAGTGCGCCCGCCTTCACGGC of the Streptomyces sp. NBC_01788 genome contains:
- the queE gene encoding 7-carboxy-7-deazaguanine synthase, giving the protein MTYLIKEIFYTLQGEGSHAGRPAVFCRFSRCNLWTGRERDRARAICQFCDTDFVGTDGEGGGRFHTADDLADAVEAAWPTTDRAHRFVVCTGGEPLLQLDEKAIDALHDRGFEVAVETNGTRPAPRGIDWLCVSPKIGSTVVLTHGDELKLVYPQAGGDPAQFEGLDFRHFRLQPLDDPHRDAHTRAAVEYCMKNPRWTLSLQTHKYLGIQ